In Paenibacillus sonchi, a single genomic region encodes these proteins:
- the thiD gene encoding bifunctional hydroxymethylpyrimidine kinase/phosphomethylpyrimidine kinase, with protein MTNHPMTNVFKALTVAGSDSGGGAGIQADLKTFQELGVYGMSALTAVTAQNTLGVQGVYPLEAEAVAAQLDSIGADLTPDAVKTGMLFSSGLIRTVAQKFRQYGWTKLVIDPVMVAKGGSPLLQQEAVQALIADLLPLSLAITPNIPEAEILTGMKISGMADREAAARLVHAMGPRYVVLKGGHDEEGALVTDLLYDGEKFIYLQSPRIATRHTHGTGCTFSAALTAGLAQGQWVPEAVHTAKAFIQAAIEDGINIGAGNGPTNHFAYQNRLRGQR; from the coding sequence ATGACTAACCATCCTATGACTAATGTTTTCAAAGCTTTGACTGTCGCCGGATCTGACAGCGGAGGCGGCGCCGGTATCCAGGCGGATCTCAAAACCTTTCAGGAGCTGGGTGTATACGGCATGTCTGCGCTCACCGCAGTGACCGCTCAGAACACCCTGGGGGTCCAGGGTGTGTATCCGCTGGAGGCGGAAGCCGTTGCCGCACAGCTTGATTCCATCGGGGCGGATCTTACACCCGATGCCGTTAAAACCGGCATGCTGTTCAGCAGCGGGCTCATCCGCACCGTTGCCCAAAAATTCCGGCAATATGGCTGGACTAAGCTGGTAATCGATCCGGTCATGGTTGCCAAAGGAGGTTCTCCCCTGCTTCAGCAGGAAGCCGTTCAGGCTTTAATTGCTGATCTGCTGCCGTTGTCCTTAGCCATTACTCCCAATATCCCTGAAGCGGAAATTCTGACCGGGATGAAGATTTCCGGCATGGCTGACCGCGAAGCTGCGGCCAGGCTTGTCCACGCCATGGGACCGCGATATGTGGTACTCAAGGGCGGCCACGATGAGGAAGGTGCCCTGGTAACTGACCTTCTATATGATGGTGAGAAGTTCATTTATTTGCAGAGTCCCCGGATTGCTACCAGGCACACACATGGAACCGGCTGCACCTTTTCCGCAGCCCTCACGGCCGGACTGGCACAAGGCCAATGGGTCCCGGAGGCGGTTCATACTGCCAAAGCGTTTATCCAGGCGGCTATTGAAGACGGAATCAATATTGGTGCCGGAAACGGCCCGACGAATCACTTTGCCTACCAGAATAGACTAAGGGGGCAGCGCTAA
- the thiM gene encoding hydroxyethylthiazole kinase has translation MSFLTKVRENNPLVHNITNIVVANFSANGLLALGASPFMADAHEEVAEIAAMSGAVVLNIGTLNDYAIESMLLAGKAANRHNVPVVLDPVGAGATAYRTEVTHKLVSQMQITALRGNVAEVAHVVGERWSIKGVDAGAGDGDVTALAVQAALKLKCVVIITGKEDVVTDGRTTYVVSNGHPVLTRVTGTGCLLSAVVGAFLAASGGAWLEAAAEALSFYGVAAEIAANRTRQQGVGSFQTEFLNQLALVTPEVYAERSRVQRLEQ, from the coding sequence ATGTCTTTCTTAACCAAAGTGCGGGAAAACAATCCGCTGGTGCACAACATTACTAATATTGTAGTCGCGAATTTCAGCGCCAACGGGCTGCTGGCGCTGGGGGCTTCGCCTTTTATGGCTGACGCGCATGAAGAAGTTGCGGAGATCGCCGCCATGTCTGGTGCTGTTGTGCTGAATATCGGCACATTGAATGATTACGCCATTGAATCGATGCTGCTGGCAGGCAAGGCTGCGAACCGCCATAACGTGCCGGTCGTGCTTGACCCCGTGGGCGCAGGAGCCACTGCTTACCGCACCGAAGTTACCCATAAGCTGGTCAGCCAGATGCAGATTACCGCGCTGCGCGGCAATGTCGCCGAAGTGGCCCATGTCGTCGGCGAGCGCTGGAGCATCAAAGGCGTGGATGCCGGAGCCGGCGACGGCGATGTGACCGCTTTGGCTGTGCAAGCCGCGCTGAAGCTGAAGTGTGTTGTTATTATCACCGGCAAGGAAGATGTCGTCACAGATGGCCGCACCACCTATGTGGTCAGCAACGGACATCCTGTTCTGACCCGGGTTACCGGCACCGGCTGCCTGCTGAGTGCAGTTGTCGGTGCGTTCCTCGCGGCCAGCGGCGGAGCCTGGCTTGAAGCTGCTGCCGAAGCGCTATCCTTCTATGGAGTTGCCGCTGAAATTGCAGCAAACCGGACGCGCCAACAGGGAGTTGGCAGCTTCCAGACCGAGTTTCTGAATCAATTAGCCCTCGTGACTCCGGAAGTATACGCTGAACGCTCACGTGTACAGCGCTTGGAACAATGA
- a CDS encoding ABC transporter substrate-binding protein translates to MNIFPSEHPVSKRKRPLLSLSLLLSLALAVSGCGGDNHAAPASSASANHVDQPHKLTIMLDWYPNAVHSFLYAAQQKGYFEDEGLAVDIQMPADSNDALKLVAAGKVDLALSYQPQVLMARGEQIPVKSVAAIVRHPLNHLMVPADSGIKSPKELAGKNAGYSSIPFYEAMLKTMVKSDGGDPSAVKLTDVGFDLIPAISAGRVDGIIGGFINHEQLILEKEGHPVISLNPTDYGVPDYYELVLVASDPGLQNAEGYIGKFIAAARKGQQFVAEHPQEALDLLMAHEEATAPLDKEIETKSLKLLLPLMDAGDEPFGYQDPASWEKVNSWLNENGLLHGGVKTQDAFINL, encoded by the coding sequence ATGAACATCTTTCCCTCAGAACATCCAGTTAGTAAAAGAAAGCGCCCCTTGCTCTCCCTATCGCTGCTCCTATCTCTTGCCCTTGCGGTAAGCGGCTGTGGAGGGGACAACCATGCTGCTCCAGCCAGCTCCGCTTCAGCCAATCACGTTGACCAGCCCCACAAGCTGACGATTATGCTCGACTGGTATCCGAACGCCGTTCACTCCTTCCTGTATGCCGCGCAGCAGAAGGGTTATTTCGAAGATGAAGGTCTGGCTGTGGATATCCAGATGCCTGCGGACAGCAATGATGCCCTGAAGCTGGTAGCCGCCGGCAAAGTCGATCTGGCCTTAAGCTACCAGCCGCAAGTGCTGATGGCCCGGGGAGAGCAAATTCCGGTGAAGTCCGTCGCCGCCATCGTCCGGCATCCGCTGAACCATCTGATGGTACCGGCGGACAGCGGGATCAAAAGCCCGAAAGAGCTGGCAGGGAAAAATGCCGGATACTCTTCGATTCCCTTCTACGAAGCCATGCTGAAAACAATGGTCAAAAGCGATGGCGGCGATCCGTCCGCAGTAAAGCTGACCGATGTGGGTTTTGATCTGATTCCGGCCATTTCGGCCGGACGGGTGGACGGAATTATCGGCGGATTCATTAACCATGAGCAGCTGATTCTGGAAAAGGAAGGGCATCCGGTCATTTCGCTGAACCCTACGGATTACGGCGTTCCCGACTACTACGAGCTGGTTCTGGTGGCAAGCGATCCGGGCTTGCAGAATGCTGAAGGCTACATCGGGAAGTTCATAGCGGCGGCACGCAAAGGACAGCAATTTGTTGCAGAGCACCCGCAGGAGGCGCTGGACCTTCTGATGGCCCATGAGGAAGCTACCGCCCCCCTGGACAAAGAAATCGAAACCAAAAGCCTGAAGCTTCTGCTTCCCTTGATGGATGCCGGCGATGAGCCGTTTGGCTATCAGGACCCAGCCTCATGGGAGAAGGTTAATTCCTGGCTGAATGAGAACGGACTGCTGCATGGCGGGGTCAAGACGCAGGACGCTTTTATCAATTTGTGA
- a CDS encoding ABC transporter permease gives MWFGYTLWSKVAVVFLTAFFPVVIGTYDGLHKSGVVYKELLLTLGANRWQILRKTQIPPALPSLFSGLKLSIVYCVIGATIGEWLGGSRGLGYFSRRMAGNLQSAEMFAAVFLLSALGIVLFLSIKLLENIILQKRGIHR, from the coding sequence ATGTGGTTTGGCTATACCCTGTGGAGCAAGGTGGCGGTGGTGTTTCTGACCGCTTTTTTTCCGGTCGTCATCGGCACTTATGACGGTTTGCACAAAAGCGGTGTGGTGTACAAAGAGCTACTGCTTACACTAGGTGCAAACCGCTGGCAGATTCTGCGGAAAACCCAGATTCCCCCGGCACTGCCCTCGCTGTTTTCGGGACTCAAGCTCTCTATTGTCTACTGTGTGATTGGCGCAACAATCGGGGAATGGCTGGGCGGTAGCCGGGGACTCGGGTATTTCAGCCGCCGGATGGCGGGCAATCTGCAAAGTGCAGAGATGTTCGCCGCAGTGTTTCTTTTATCCGCACTCGGTATCGTTCTGTTCCTAAGTATTAAGCTGCTCGAAAACATTATTTTGCAGAAAAGAGGCATACATCGATGA
- a CDS encoding ABC transporter ATP-binding protein: protein MISMTDLSYSFGTSPETPVFSGLSMNVRQGEFISLVGASGCGKSTLFKIIAGLLQQTGGELNVPGTISADPSSRLGRVAYMPQQDLLLPWRTVLDNCLLPWELNRTGSKTEAVRRIRNMLERFGLEGTEQRYPHELSGGMRQRTAMLRTLAAGHKLMLLDEPFGALDAITKRGLHRWLLELWGSLEQTVLFITHDLEEALLLSDRIYLMSGGAGGGVQEFLVDLPRPRHYRLNYDPHFVALRADLERRLYETYIS from the coding sequence ATGATCTCAATGACGGACCTGTCCTATTCTTTCGGCACATCTCCAGAAACTCCGGTATTCAGCGGACTGTCAATGAATGTGCGCCAAGGGGAATTCATTTCTCTGGTCGGTGCCAGCGGCTGCGGTAAAAGCACACTTTTCAAAATCATTGCCGGATTGCTTCAGCAGACCGGCGGTGAGCTTAATGTTCCTGGAACGATATCCGCCGATCCTTCCTCACGCCTGGGCCGGGTTGCCTATATGCCTCAGCAGGATCTTCTGCTGCCCTGGAGAACCGTGCTCGACAACTGCCTGCTTCCCTGGGAGCTGAACAGAACAGGCAGCAAAACGGAGGCGGTAAGGCGTATCCGCAATATGCTGGAGCGTTTTGGCCTGGAAGGTACAGAGCAGCGTTATCCGCACGAGCTGTCCGGCGGAATGCGCCAGCGGACCGCTATGCTGCGGACGCTGGCTGCCGGCCATAAGCTCATGCTTTTGGATGAACCCTTCGGAGCGCTGGATGCCATCACCAAACGCGGGCTTCACCGCTGGCTGCTGGAGCTGTGGGGCAGTCTGGAGCAGACCGTGCTGTTCATCACCCACGATCTGGAGGAGGCGCTCCTGCTCAGTGACCGGATCTATCTGATGTCCGGCGGCGCTGGCGGCGGTGTTCAGGAATTCCTGGTAGATCTTCCGCGCCCCAGACATTACCGCTTGAACTATGACCCGCATTTTGTTGCTTTACGGGCGGATTTGGAACGGAGGCTGTATGAGACGTACATATCTTAG